The Anastrepha ludens isolate Willacy chromosome 2, idAnaLude1.1, whole genome shotgun sequence genome contains a region encoding:
- the LOC128855252 gene encoding uncharacterized protein LOC128855252: MDLSLSNLDESENCRYISHVDYICMIRDSYKDGTERTFNELKVKVEQDSEDKKQQAGDALTLLSQCRQTLQQLDDQRKCIGKTLKEQAERGKLLFQQVIHEEHQLNVEESSMRELLNKVRDQNP, translated from the exons ATGGATTTATCACTTTCTAATTTGGATGAGTCTGAAAACTGTCGGTATATATCCCATGTCGATTATATTTGTATGATACGCGATTCCTACAAAGATGGTACTGAGCGCACATTTAAcgaattaaaagtaaaagttgAGCAGGATTCTGAAGATAAAAAGCAACAAG CTGGAGATGCATTAACATTGTTAAGTCAATGTCGCCAGACATTGCAACAGTTAGATGATCAACGTAAATGTATCGGTAAAACACTGAAGGAGCAGGCCGAACGGGGAAAGTTGCTCTTCCAACAAGTTATTCACGAGGAACATCAGCTAAACGTTGAAGAATCATCAATGCGGGAACTGCTTAATAAAGTCAGGGATCAAAACCCataa
- the LOC128859323 gene encoding lipase 3-like — protein sequence MNLSTVIVVSGLLLATASITSTLTYDEERLALKNFVTSDERIRSHGYPVESHTVETSDAYLLTLFRIPYSHKLNNQNAYRPAILLQHGLFSNSDCWLSSGPDNSLGYLLADAGFDVWLGNARGNIYSRGNSNITTSSPKFWKFSWHEIGIYDISAMIDYIRDNTAQQAIHYAGHSQGTTVYLALMSTKPQYNAKIKTAHLLAPCAFLANGRHVIFQLSQLIGKPDGLLYSILENSELMPRNEYVNRIADTLCGQQPLLGEQCKDVVFWFAADGYRNSNLTSVQVLLSSHPGGSSSNQGIHYLQLYKSHKFRQYDYGTKKNQQIYNRDTPPDYDLSKITARTYSYSSANDGLCAPSDVDTMVENMPYLVEDYRVPDQTWNHMDFIVGRQMKEVIHDRILRTLKAFETFL from the exons ATGAATTTGAGTACTGTCATCGTTGTTTCTGGCCTTTTGCTGGCCACGGCAAGCATAACATCAACGCTAACATATGACGAAGAAAGGttggctttaaaaaattttgtcacTTCT GATGAGCGCATTCGTTCACATGGCTATCCAGTCGAATCACACACCGTTGAGACGAGCGATGCTTACCTGTTGACACTCTTCCGCATTCCTTACTCCCACAAATTAAATAACCAGAATGCTTACCGCCCAGCTATTTTGTTGCAACATGGCTTATTCAGCAACTCTGATTGCTGGTTGAGCAGTGGACCCGATAACTCGCTCGGATATTTGCTTGCTGACGCCGGTTTCGATGTTTGGTTGGGAAATGCTCGTGGCAATATCTATTCACGCGGAAATTCGAATATAACTACAAGTAGCCCAAAGTTTTGGAAGTTCAGTTGGCATGAAATTGGCATATACGATATAAGTGCTATGATTGATTATATTCGCGATAATACCGCTCAACAAGCCATACACTATGCCGGCCACTCGCAGGGCACCACAGTGTACCTGGCTCTCATGTCCACCAAGCCACAGTATAATGCCAAGATTAAGACGGCACATCTACTGGCGCCATGTGCATTCTTGGCGAATGGTAGACATGTTATATTCCAACTTTCGCAGCTGATCGGCAAACCCGATGGGCTTTTATACAGTATCTTAGAGAACTCGGAGTTGATGCCTAGAAACGAGTACGTCAATCGCATCGCAGACACGCTGTGCGGTCAACAACCTCTTTTAGGCGAACAATGCAAAGACGTTGTTTTTTGGTTTGCCGCTGATGGATATCGAAACTCAAATCTG ACTTCTGTGCAAGTGCTACTTAGCAGCCACCCGGGTGGTTCGTCAAGTAACCAGGGTATTCACTATCTACAGCTATATAAATCACATAAATTCCGTCAATATGATTATGGCACCAAAAAGAATCAGCAGATTTACAATCGAGATACGCCACCAGACTATGATTTGAGCAAAATCACTGCGCGTACATATTCGTATTCGAGCGCCAACGATGGACTTTGCGCACCAAGTGATGTTGATACCATGGTGGAGAACATGCCCTATCTTGTTGAGGATTATCGCGTTCCCGATCAGACCTGGAATCACATGGACTTTATTGTAGGTAGACAAATGAAGGAAGTAATCCATGATCGTATTCTGCGAACACTTAAGGCTTTTGAAACGTTTTTGTGA
- the LOC128859319 gene encoding sorting nexin-12, translated as MMVESDGTADATRRLNVKKQTLDDAYAVPANFLEIDVVNPLTTMAAGKKRYTDYEVRMRTNLPVFKVKESSVRRRYSDFEWLRNELERDSKIVVPPLPGKAWKRQMPFRGDEGIFDENFIEERRKGLEGFINKIAGHPLAQNERCLHMFLQENVIDKNYVPGKIRNT; from the exons atgatggtaGAATCCGATGGAACTGCTGATGCCACTCGTCGCCTCAATGTCAAAAAGCAAACCCTTGATGATGCGTATGCGGTTCCAGCCAATTTCTTGGAAATTGACGTGGTCAATCCTTTAACAACAATGGCAGCAGGCAAGAAACGCTATACGGATTACGAAGTACGAATGCGG ACAAATTTGCCAGTATTCAAAGTAAAGGAATCTAGTGTACGTCGAAGATACAGTGATTTCGAATGGTTAAGGAATGAGTTGGAACGCGATAGCAAG ATAGTCGTTCCGCCCTTACCAGGCAAGGCATGGAAACGCCAGATGCCTTTCCGCGGCGACGAAGgtatatttgatgaaaatttcatcGAAGAAAGACGTAAAGGATTAGAAGGGTTCATTAATAAAATCGCTGGACATCCGTTGGCGCAGAATGAACGCTGCTTACACATGTTCTTACAAGAAAATGTGATCGATAAGAACTACGTGCCCGGCAAGATTCGCAACACATAA
- the LOC128855251 gene encoding CCR4-NOT transcription complex subunit 10 isoform X1: MLETNTTGDTENKYEHNQDVEQECKLIEKAYEEFSSGKYEQCLETLDELEKYNGTNNKLQHNRAVTKFYQCGCKDHVTLLEALKENANKAASPIAHYNMAVIYYHRHMFQTAIETLMPLVNQLDDLEEQIAGLVSTFTLRLLLVTNQLRKAAAFLEMLQSPERNSSLNLNRETLLSEEASSSELAATNHESFQRAYKFLAVQTCVLNRKPIVVAEDGSAEFSALKAHQYYIMKDFQMAAKQLKKVNEIGAMSENSYMLNTCIANNMGVIHLRVRHYAIAAKFFQDAIAFDKHIAANMRNISLYEMSTARTCEILYNLGIAMLHLRRPKEAYKCFLVPLKSYHSNPRLWFRISEACIMDHEMKMLEEDKKPMITSVANTGGRKMYFLKPSSSVIYEQEQVTEKSGPTLRFAAMALRNALTLTTYYKSVFEMPKEDELPTEAEKENWRNVRDNNFCNPSRPISKTSFDNMLCAIHAAYSYVSLCLGDYMCAYEMAQELLNAEKLSDAHRLLAHMYAGEALIMLDRLSEARPHFEPTFVSSLNAFDFETKDWRVKSLDAAQNVVRYNLAVVMALQGDFELSRNCLSSCTHPIVAAKVLSLKTYLDIKMGKGT; this comes from the exons ATGTTGGAAACAAATACTACCGGTGATACGGAGAATAAGTATGAACATAACCAGGATGTGGAGCAAGAATGCAAGTTAATCGAAAAAGCTTACGAGGAGTTCAGTAG TGGCAAATACGAGCAGTGTCTGGAAACTCTTGACGAGCTTGAAAAATATAAtggaacaaataataaattacagcATAATCGCGCTGTAACGAAGTTCTATCAGTGTGGCTGTAAGGACCATGTCACACTCTTGGAAGCACTTAAGGAAAATGCTAATAAA GCAGCTAGTCCAATCGCGCACTATAACATGGCCGTAATATACTATCATCGGCATATGTTTCAAACCGCGATCGAGACGCTTATGCCGCTCGTGAACCAGCTTGACGATCTTGAAGAACAAATAGCAGGACTAGTTAGTACATTTACTTTGCGTTTGCTGCTCGTCACCAATCAATTGCGGAAAGCGGCTGCCTTTTTGGAAATGTTACAATCACCTGAACGCAACTCGTCTCTAAACTTGAACAGAGAAACACTGTTAAGCGAAGAAGCTTCGTCTAGTGAATTGGCGGCTACAAACCACGAAAGTTTTCAACGCGCGTACAAGTTCCTAGCTGTGCAGACATGCGTATTAAATCGTAAACCCATTGTAGTAGCTGAAGATGGG TCAGCAGAATTTTCCGCACTTAAAGCCCATCAATATTACATTATGAAAGACTTTCAAATGGCCGCTAAACAGTTGAAAAAGGTTAACGAAATCGGCGCAATGAGTGAGAA TAGCTATATGCTCAATACGTGCATTGCCAACAATATGGGCGTGATACATTTACGGGTACGTCATTATGCGATTGCAGCAAAATTCTTTCAGGACGCTATAGCGTTCGACAAACATATTGCAGCTAATATGCGTAACATTTCACTGTATGAGATGAGTACAGCACGCACTTGTGAAATACTCTACAATTTGGGTATTGCAATGCTGCACTTACGTCGCCCGAAAGAAGCCTATAAATGCTTTCTGGTGCCTCTGAAATCATATCACAGCAATCCGCGTTTATGGTTCCGTATCTCTGAAGCCTGCATAATGGATCATGAAATG aaaatgtTGGAGGAGGACAAGAAGCCAATGATTACATCTGTAGCAAATACTGGAGGACGTAAAATGTACTTTTTAAAACCTTCAAGCAGCGTAATTTATGA GCAGGAACAAGTTACTGAGAAATCCGGGCCAACGCTACGCTTTGCTGCAATGGCATTACGTAACGCGCTCACTCTCACTACGTATTATAAAAGCGTATTTGAAATGCCTAAAGAGGATGAATTGCCGACAGAGGCGGAGAAAGAAAATTGGCGTAATGTCAGGGATAACAATTTCTGCAATCCTTCGCGACCGATTTCAAAAACTTCATTTGACAATATGTTATGTGCTATTCATGCGGCATACAGTTATGTCTCACTCTGTTTGGGCGATTACATGTGTGCCTACGAAATGGCACAGGAACTGCTGAATGCTGAAAAACTTTCGGATGCGCATAG gctTTTGGCGCATATGTATGCGGGGGAAGCATTAATAATGCTGGATCGATTGAGTGAGGCACGTCCGCATTTTGAGCCCACATTTGTGTCGTCCCTAAATGCATTTGATTTTGAGACGAAAGATTGGCGTGTCAAGTCTTTGGATGCTGCACAGAATGTGGTGCGGTATAATTTGGCTGTGGTGATGGCATTGCAAGGAGATTTCGAATTATCAAGAAATTGTCTGAGTAGCTGTACTCATCCAATTGTGGCTGCTAAAGTTCTATCGCTGAAGACTTATCTCGACATCAAAATGGGGAAAGGTACATAA
- the LOC128855251 gene encoding CCR4-NOT transcription complex subunit 10 isoform X2, with translation MLETNTTGDTENKYEHNQDVEQECKLIEKAYEEFSSGKYEQCLETLDELEKYNGTNNKLQHNRAVTKFYQCGCKDHVTLLEALKENANKAASPIAHYNMAVIYYHRHMFQTAIETLMPLVNQLDDLEEQIAGLVSTFTLRLLLVTNQLRKAAAFLEMLQSPERNSSLNLNRETLLSEEASSSELAATNHESFQRAYKFLAVQTCVLNRKPIVVAEDGSAEFSALKAHQYYIMKDFQMAAKQLKKVNEIGAMSENYMLNTCIANNMGVIHLRVRHYAIAAKFFQDAIAFDKHIAANMRNISLYEMSTARTCEILYNLGIAMLHLRRPKEAYKCFLVPLKSYHSNPRLWFRISEACIMDHEMKMLEEDKKPMITSVANTGGRKMYFLKPSSSVIYEQEQVTEKSGPTLRFAAMALRNALTLTTYYKSVFEMPKEDELPTEAEKENWRNVRDNNFCNPSRPISKTSFDNMLCAIHAAYSYVSLCLGDYMCAYEMAQELLNAEKLSDAHRLLAHMYAGEALIMLDRLSEARPHFEPTFVSSLNAFDFETKDWRVKSLDAAQNVVRYNLAVVMALQGDFELSRNCLSSCTHPIVAAKVLSLKTYLDIKMGKGT, from the exons ATGTTGGAAACAAATACTACCGGTGATACGGAGAATAAGTATGAACATAACCAGGATGTGGAGCAAGAATGCAAGTTAATCGAAAAAGCTTACGAGGAGTTCAGTAG TGGCAAATACGAGCAGTGTCTGGAAACTCTTGACGAGCTTGAAAAATATAAtggaacaaataataaattacagcATAATCGCGCTGTAACGAAGTTCTATCAGTGTGGCTGTAAGGACCATGTCACACTCTTGGAAGCACTTAAGGAAAATGCTAATAAA GCAGCTAGTCCAATCGCGCACTATAACATGGCCGTAATATACTATCATCGGCATATGTTTCAAACCGCGATCGAGACGCTTATGCCGCTCGTGAACCAGCTTGACGATCTTGAAGAACAAATAGCAGGACTAGTTAGTACATTTACTTTGCGTTTGCTGCTCGTCACCAATCAATTGCGGAAAGCGGCTGCCTTTTTGGAAATGTTACAATCACCTGAACGCAACTCGTCTCTAAACTTGAACAGAGAAACACTGTTAAGCGAAGAAGCTTCGTCTAGTGAATTGGCGGCTACAAACCACGAAAGTTTTCAACGCGCGTACAAGTTCCTAGCTGTGCAGACATGCGTATTAAATCGTAAACCCATTGTAGTAGCTGAAGATGGG TCAGCAGAATTTTCCGCACTTAAAGCCCATCAATATTACATTATGAAAGACTTTCAAATGGCCGCTAAACAGTTGAAAAAGGTTAACGAAATCGGCGCAATGAGTGAGAA CTATATGCTCAATACGTGCATTGCCAACAATATGGGCGTGATACATTTACGGGTACGTCATTATGCGATTGCAGCAAAATTCTTTCAGGACGCTATAGCGTTCGACAAACATATTGCAGCTAATATGCGTAACATTTCACTGTATGAGATGAGTACAGCACGCACTTGTGAAATACTCTACAATTTGGGTATTGCAATGCTGCACTTACGTCGCCCGAAAGAAGCCTATAAATGCTTTCTGGTGCCTCTGAAATCATATCACAGCAATCCGCGTTTATGGTTCCGTATCTCTGAAGCCTGCATAATGGATCATGAAATG aaaatgtTGGAGGAGGACAAGAAGCCAATGATTACATCTGTAGCAAATACTGGAGGACGTAAAATGTACTTTTTAAAACCTTCAAGCAGCGTAATTTATGA GCAGGAACAAGTTACTGAGAAATCCGGGCCAACGCTACGCTTTGCTGCAATGGCATTACGTAACGCGCTCACTCTCACTACGTATTATAAAAGCGTATTTGAAATGCCTAAAGAGGATGAATTGCCGACAGAGGCGGAGAAAGAAAATTGGCGTAATGTCAGGGATAACAATTTCTGCAATCCTTCGCGACCGATTTCAAAAACTTCATTTGACAATATGTTATGTGCTATTCATGCGGCATACAGTTATGTCTCACTCTGTTTGGGCGATTACATGTGTGCCTACGAAATGGCACAGGAACTGCTGAATGCTGAAAAACTTTCGGATGCGCATAG gctTTTGGCGCATATGTATGCGGGGGAAGCATTAATAATGCTGGATCGATTGAGTGAGGCACGTCCGCATTTTGAGCCCACATTTGTGTCGTCCCTAAATGCATTTGATTTTGAGACGAAAGATTGGCGTGTCAAGTCTTTGGATGCTGCACAGAATGTGGTGCGGTATAATTTGGCTGTGGTGATGGCATTGCAAGGAGATTTCGAATTATCAAGAAATTGTCTGAGTAGCTGTACTCATCCAATTGTGGCTGCTAAAGTTCTATCGCTGAAGACTTATCTCGACATCAAAATGGGGAAAGGTACATAA